The following DNA comes from Verrucomicrobiia bacterium.
CGACGCATCAGGACATGCATTATGACCAGGTGGGGATCATGAATGTCTGCACCGGGATTTACCGCCGGCCGGACAAGACTGAGATACGCGGCACCGGTTTGCTGGACGTGATCCGTGAACGAAGCCCGATGCTGGCGGATCGTTTCGCGAAAGAGCTGGGAGAGAGCTTGGCGGCGGTGAGGGCGGTGCCTGTACCTTTTGACCGTGCGATGAAGGGGCGTGATACTGCGCCAGGCCGGGTGGCGTTGAAGAGGGCGATCGATGCGTTGCAGGCGCAGACGCGGACGCTGGCGTCAGCGGCCAAAGAGCTGGGTATTCAATTGAATTTGTGATGTCGCGTGTTTGGCCGATGAAATTTTTCCCCGTTCATATCAAGCTGCCGACCGTGCTTGGGATTTTGCTGGCTGCCGGGAGCGTGGCGGGTTTGCTGGTGCATGCTTCAGATGAGGCGGCAGCGGCGGCTGATCCAAGGACATTGTCCGGTGGGGAAACTACAGTTTTCGATACGAGCCGGAATGCGTTCACTTTTGCGGCGCGTAATCTGCCAGCGGAGAGGCGGGCCCAGTTTTTCACGGGGAATTCTTTTTTTAACGAGAACTGGGTGGCGGCTCCGGCTTCTACCTCGGCACGCGATGGCTTGGGGCCGATCTTCATCGCGCGGTCGTGTTCGGCGTGCCATTTCAAGGATGGGCGGGATCGCGGGCCGCAGGCGGGAGTGCCTGCCCAGACATTGGTGGTGCGTTTGAGTCTGCCGGGGAAGGATGTCAAGACTGGTGCGCCTGTGCCGGAACCGGTGTATGGCGGGCAGTTGCAGATGCGAGCGGTGCCTGGGGTGCCGGGTGAGGCGGAGGTGCTGGTGGACTGGGAGGAGATCCCGGGAAATTATGGTGACGGCGATAATTATTCTCTCAGGCGCCCCCGTTACAGTGTCACGAACGCGGCGTATGGGGCGCTGAGCAGGGAGGCGCGTCTTTCGATGCGTGTGGCGCCGGTGGTGATCGGATTGGGACTTTTGGAGGCTGTGACCGAAGAGACTTTGCTGGGGCTGGCGGACGAAGAGGACAGGAATAGAGATGGAATTTCGGGAAGACTCAACCGCGTGTGGGATGTGGCTGGGAACAAAAAGGTGGCCGGGCGCTTTGGGTGGAAGGCGGAGCAACCTTCGGTGCGGCAACAGGTGGCGGGTGCGTTCAACGAGGACATGGGTTTGACGACTTCCATGTTTGCCCATGAAAACCATACGGCGACGCAGACGAATCTGGCGGTGCTG
Coding sequences within:
- a CDS encoding di-heme oxidoredictase family protein produces the protein MSRVWPMKFFPVHIKLPTVLGILLAAGSVAGLLVHASDEAAAAADPRTLSGGETTVFDTSRNAFTFAARNLPAERRAQFFTGNSFFNENWVAAPASTSARDGLGPIFIARSCSACHFKDGRDRGPQAGVPAQTLVVRLSLPGKDVKTGAPVPEPVYGGQLQMRAVPGVPGEAEVLVDWEEIPGNYGDGDNYSLRRPRYSVTNAAYGALSREARLSMRVAPVVIGLGLLEAVTEETLLGLADEEDRNRDGISGRLNRVWDVAGNKKVAGRFGWKAEQPSVRQQVAGAFNEDMGLTTSMFAHENHTATQTNLAVLPSGGSPEVKDEMLEAVVLYSRTLAVPARREVTHLVVQRGESLFRNIGCADCHQPVLQTGTQVDLAELANQTIQPFTDLLLHDMGEGLADGREVFEASGREWRTPPLWGIGLVKTVNGHTDFLHDGRARNLAEAILWHGGEAEHARERFRVLPKEEREALLRFLGSL